The following are from one region of the Geoalkalibacter subterraneus genome:
- a CDS encoding alpha/beta hydrolase has translation MSLHCMSPSSDLLWRSGRLLNEYHLESRQLAPPVVVNVREDRSTAADPNARDLLSEDEIRYFRQNGNNATLFVHGFSVPYGTFARNVEIRDWHHDILRDQTKPVRLAYGETCATTYRDQKLLDGQYRRWHERHPDLYADIDLKRLNGGGAHSWFLHMEDNLNRATGQFDRSDYQKYTRMIHLAWSGDVFDLDYMAAETNANQAGFALAGLIDQLVGEGIAVNVIAHSLGNRVLLVAMNLLGQMPGRRECIAHAFMWQPAVPDTALSNDPGGDTSVLRNWNFIHAHRAARKIVVLYSDQDNILGPYRDDGSLHQNRSADQGIEAASGLVGGIYRVATQAGVPVTQMMFAPWCVPAHYLHNLTVDNLPKIEQALHEQIAQDTNGLFTDHLVPKRHEYLLPALGPLLYLRRITREIADDAMKTFRALAHVDYEIKLPRPAMGYGGPEMDKDLFVRDMRDKGKLIPVNQSRWLFDHSGMKVPSELLLEKVYKDRIMTLLLDSTGFGVY, from the coding sequence GCTCCGACCTGCTGTGGCGCTCCGGGCGCCTTCTGAACGAGTATCACCTTGAATCCCGACAGCTTGCCCCGCCGGTTGTCGTCAATGTGCGCGAAGACCGCTCGACGGCAGCCGATCCCAATGCCCGAGACCTGCTCAGTGAAGATGAGATCCGTTATTTCCGACAGAACGGCAACAACGCGACCCTCTTCGTTCACGGCTTCAGCGTGCCCTATGGTACTTTTGCCCGGAATGTCGAAATCAGGGATTGGCATCACGACATCCTGCGCGACCAGACCAAGCCGGTGCGCCTTGCCTACGGCGAAACGTGCGCCACCACCTACCGTGATCAGAAACTGCTCGACGGCCAATATCGCCGCTGGCATGAACGGCATCCCGATCTGTATGCGGATATCGACCTGAAGCGCCTCAATGGAGGCGGCGCCCACAGCTGGTTTCTTCACATGGAAGACAACCTCAACCGCGCCACCGGGCAGTTCGACCGCAGCGATTATCAAAAATACACGCGAATGATTCACCTGGCCTGGTCCGGCGATGTTTTCGATCTCGATTACATGGCCGCCGAAACCAACGCCAACCAGGCCGGCTTTGCCCTGGCCGGGCTGATCGATCAACTGGTTGGCGAAGGTATCGCAGTTAATGTCATTGCGCACAGCCTCGGCAATCGCGTGCTGCTGGTCGCCATGAACCTCCTCGGGCAGATGCCCGGACGCCGGGAGTGCATCGCCCATGCCTTCATGTGGCAACCCGCTGTGCCCGATACGGCCCTGTCCAACGACCCAGGCGGGGATACCAGCGTACTGCGCAACTGGAACTTCATCCACGCCCATCGCGCCGCGCGCAAGATCGTGGTGCTCTATTCCGACCAGGACAATATCCTGGGACCCTACCGTGATGATGGCTCTCTGCATCAGAATCGCTCGGCGGATCAGGGGATCGAGGCGGCAAGCGGCTTGGTCGGCGGGATTTATCGCGTTGCGACTCAGGCGGGCGTGCCGGTCACGCAAATGATGTTTGCGCCATGGTGCGTTCCCGCCCATTATTTGCACAACCTGACTGTGGATAACCTGCCTAAAATCGAGCAAGCCCTGCACGAGCAGATCGCCCAGGATACCAACGGCCTCTTTACCGATCACCTGGTGCCCAAGCGCCATGAATATCTGCTGCCGGCTCTGGGGCCGCTGCTTTACCTGCGCCGCATCACCCGCGAAATCGCCGATGATGCCATGAAAACCTTCCGGGCGCTGGCCCACGTTGATTATGAAATCAAGCTGCCGCGCCCGGCCATGGGGTATGGGGGGCCTGAGATGGATAAGGATTTGTTTGTCAGGGATATGAGAGACAAAGGCAAGCTGATCCCGGTAAACCAAAGTCGTTGGTTGTTCGATCATTCCGGGATGAAGGTCCCGAGTGAGTTGCTGCTTGAGAAGGTCTACAAGGACCGGATTATGACTCTGTTGCTCGATTCAACAGGTTTTGGAGTGTATTGA
- a CDS encoding WD40 repeat domain-containing protein, whose protein sequence is MIRFCVWIAIYLLLQLTGCRPGEPDTLASKETPSIPMVVSVSADGRYAVSSHQDNRLILWDIENRTKEVIAENSNIYSAYFVKGRDVFIWQDLDDVIYVQNLGREILKSFENFSTYGHVLSADLKRYVASDANWNVFSGNGENLQPIKQDGTSPSFYGTGKLLNLTMSPDAEFLLSSGSGLDTRDNKSIQKTPPIEPEQIFSNYAGVVVWEMPSGQPLFKLPGNSAKTNATMSPDGQYVVSGCEGGSSFVWSAESGKLLHQVASLYHGILNRNNTEDYEKWTRDKRGLIPTPEDLGGRNEATLAIKFIDQHHYLRFLTNSPYAVLFHVDNPLPLKYLYLGRNPLPAVRDYVRNAAMDTAPEAGILVMGQQYGDGILVYRYDSEKQKLERVWVAE, encoded by the coding sequence ATGATTCGTTTCTGCGTTTGGATTGCAATCTATCTGCTTTTGCAATTGACAGGTTGTCGCCCAGGTGAACCGGACACTCTGGCGTCTAAAGAAACACCTTCAATCCCCATGGTGGTGAGTGTTTCGGCGGACGGCAGATATGCCGTGAGTTCTCATCAGGATAACCGCTTGATCCTTTGGGATATTGAAAACCGCACCAAAGAAGTGATCGCGGAAAACTCCAATATCTACAGCGCTTATTTCGTGAAAGGTCGAGATGTTTTTATCTGGCAGGATCTCGATGATGTGATTTATGTCCAAAACCTTGGCAGGGAAATTCTAAAATCTTTCGAGAACTTTTCTACTTACGGCCATGTATTGAGTGCCGATCTCAAAAGGTATGTTGCCAGCGATGCCAATTGGAATGTCTTTTCAGGCAATGGCGAAAATTTACAGCCCATCAAGCAAGATGGCACTTCACCGAGCTTTTATGGCACTGGCAAGCTTCTCAACCTCACCATGTCACCTGATGCGGAATTTCTGTTGTCTTCAGGAAGCGGCCTTGACACCCGAGATAATAAGTCAATCCAAAAGACACCGCCAATTGAGCCCGAACAGATCTTTTCCAATTATGCCGGTGTGGTTGTGTGGGAAATGCCGTCCGGCCAACCGCTGTTTAAGTTGCCTGGCAACTCTGCCAAAACCAACGCGACCATGAGCCCCGATGGACAATATGTCGTCAGTGGATGTGAGGGCGGTTCGTCATTTGTCTGGAGTGCCGAATCCGGTAAACTCCTTCACCAAGTCGCAAGCCTATACCATGGAATCCTCAATAGAAACAACACCGAGGACTATGAAAAATGGACACGTGACAAGCGTGGCCTTATTCCCACCCCTGAAGATTTGGGTGGCAGAAACGAAGCCACTCTCGCCATCAAATTCATCGACCAGCACCACTATCTCCGCTTCCTCACCAATTCCCCCTACGCCGTTCTTTTTCACGTCGACAACCCCCTGCCCCTGAAATACCTCTATTTGGGCCGCAACCCTCTGCCTGCGGTGCGCGATTATGTGCGCAACGCCGCCATGGACACCGCCCCCGAGGCCGGCATCCTCGTGATGGGGCAGCAATACGGTGACGGGATCCTTGTCTACAGATACGACTCCGAGAAGCAGAAACTGGAACGGGTGTGGGTGGCCGAATAA
- a CDS encoding transposase, which produces MPRQPRIHAPGLFHHVMARGIEGCEIFRDKTDRENFLDRLSDLLAQPNAPRLYAWALLSNHLHLLLQPTDTALSTMMRCLLTGHAVRFNLRHNRQGHLFQNRYKSLVVDEETYFLELVRYIHLNPVRAGAVESLEELERYPYAGHGALVGQRMRVRQEVEEVLSRFSVKPGRAVAAYRDFIADGIGQGQRSELGHAHGVNQTGGGGDARILGGKAFTAAVLARQKLEKSEGKITVEDILTQVSVCTGVAVAEILGAGRSRRASAARAQFFDRAQKEAGATLTELGRMSGRTHVAVIKAIRKRRAIGDGTKVT; this is translated from the coding sequence ATGCCACGACAACCGAGAATCCATGCCCCAGGCTTATTCCATCACGTCATGGCTCGAGGCATTGAGGGGTGCGAGATCTTTCGTGATAAAACCGATCGCGAGAATTTCCTCGATCGACTCAGCGACCTTCTTGCCCAACCTAACGCGCCACGTCTTTATGCCTGGGCACTTCTGTCCAATCACCTCCATCTGCTCCTTCAGCCGACCGATACGGCTTTGTCCACGATGATGCGCTGTCTGCTGACTGGCCATGCGGTTCGGTTCAACCTTCGGCACAACCGGCAGGGCCATCTTTTTCAGAACCGGTACAAAAGCCTCGTCGTTGACGAAGAGACGTATTTTCTGGAACTTGTCCGGTACATTCACCTTAACCCGGTCCGCGCAGGTGCTGTCGAAAGTCTTGAGGAATTGGAGCGCTACCCCTATGCCGGGCATGGCGCTTTGGTTGGGCAGAGAATGCGGGTGAGGCAGGAGGTCGAGGAGGTTCTGTCACGTTTTTCTGTGAAACCTGGCCGGGCTGTAGCTGCCTACCGCGATTTTATCGCCGACGGAATCGGGCAGGGACAGCGGTCGGAATTAGGTCACGCCCACGGAGTCAATCAGACGGGTGGCGGTGGAGATGCCAGAATCCTGGGCGGCAAAGCCTTCACGGCTGCGGTTCTTGCGCGTCAGAAGCTGGAAAAGAGCGAGGGGAAAATTACGGTTGAGGATATTTTGACGCAAGTGTCGGTCTGCACAGGGGTTGCGGTGGCTGAAATCCTTGGCGCGGGTCGCAGCAGACGGGCAAGCGCCGCTCGAGCGCAATTTTTCGATCGTGCGCAAAAAGAAGCCGGGGCTACGTTGACGGAGTTGGGAAGGATGAGCGGCCGCACGCACGTTGCGGTCATCAAAGCGATCCGCAAGAGGCGGGCAATAGGGGATGGGACAAAAGTTACATAA